The following are from one region of the Periophthalmus magnuspinnatus isolate fPerMag1 chromosome 5, fPerMag1.2.pri, whole genome shotgun sequence genome:
- the si:dkey-197j19.6 gene encoding actin nucleation-promoting factor WASL: MMGSGVMGSAVMPGFQVMSDLLTIREKNIVYSLIGPHCTLMKCTVAQVLQSTQEPEAVLWRNLACGVLCVIRDQSINTYFLRLFSVQRAELLWEHEVYIPFKYAAPRTYFHTFPADGHQTGFNFADGSEAEEFYFAVETVKEDLDKLSFEHSSEKNDRSSEISDIRAKPSSHTDWKTSCQTVSPTAKGALTFDHEAFLRRLLSQSRLTEEDLRRRSVSDIVDHIISQSGGAQAVRKELHRGVLGSGSKTLPRSSGSSLSQRKEPLPRTPSFPGCPTTEQSPVYGNTGSVRVKKSATFSAPAHVDGGKDAILAALTELFRQKQLVQNEKNESSYENAK; the protein is encoded by the exons ATGATGGGATCTGGAGTGATGGGGTCAGCGGTCATGCCCGGGTTCCAGGTGATGAGTGACCTTCTGACGATAAGAGAGAAGAACATCGTTTACAGCCTCATAGGACCGCACTGCACG CTGATGAAGTGCACAGTGGCCCAGGTGCTGCAGTCCAcacaggagccagaggcggTGCTGTGGAGGAACTTGGCCTGTGGGGTCCTCTGTGTCATCAGAGACCAGTCCATTAACACATACTTCCTGCGCCTCTTCTCTGTCCAG aGGGCAGAGTTGCTTTGGGAACACGAGGTCTACAttccctttaagtatgctgCCCCTCGCACGTACTTCCACACTTTTCCGGCTGAC GGACATCAAACAGGGTTCAACTTTGCAGACGGGTCGGAGGCAGAGGAGTTCTATTTTGCTGTGGAAACTGTTAAGGAAGATCTAG ACAAGCTTTCATTTGAACACTCTTCAGAGAAAAATGACCGGTCATCTGAGATCTCTGACATAAG agcAAAACCCTCGTCCCACACAGACTGGAAAACAAGCTGCCAGACTGTCTCACCCACGGCAAAAGGAGCGCTTACTTTT GACCATGAGGCGTTCCTCAGGAGGCTCTTGTCTCAGAGCCGTCTCACTGAGGAGGACCTGAGGAGGCGCAGTGTGAGTGACATCGTGGATCACATCATCAGTCAGTCTGGAGGAGCGCAGGCCGTCCGCAAGGAGCTGCACAGGGGGGTGCTAG GATCAGGCTCCAAGACTTTACCTCGCTCTTcaggctcctccctctctcagagGAAAGAACCTCTGCCACGGACCCCCTCTTTCCCAGGTTGTCCCACCACAGAACAGAGCCCTGTGTACGGTAACACTGGATCTGTGAGGGTCAAGAAGAGTGCAACCTTCAGT gcCCCTGCACATGTGGATGGAGGGAAGGACGCCATATTGGCTGCGCTCACAGAACTGTTCAGGCAAAAACAACTTGTGCAAAATGAGAAGAATGAAAGTAGTTATGAAAATGCAAAGTAG